AGGCGGGGAATCCAGTACGCCGCGGCTCCTCCGTATCCCACCGGCGTCTCTGGAATACTGGATCGCCCGGTCGAGCCGGGCGATGTCCGCGAGGGTGTGGCGGGCTCGTTCGGTCATGCTCTCTCGGATTGCCCTCGCCGTCGCGCTGGTCCTCACCTTTGCCGTCCCCGCCTTTGCCGACGTCGCCGTGCCCCAGCTCACCGGCCGCGTGGTCGACCAGACCGGCACGCTCTCCAGCAGCGACGTCGCCACGCTCACGCAGAAGCTGCGCGATTTCGAGACGCGCAAGGGCAGCCAGGTTGCCGTCCTGATCGTGCCGACGACGCAGCCGGAGACGATCGAGCAATACTCGATCCGCGTCGCGGACGCCTGGAAGATCGGCCGCAAGAAGGTCGACGACGGCGCGATCCTGGTCGTCGCCAAGAACGACCGGCATTTGCGCATCGAGGTCGGCTACGGCCTCGAAGGCGCGCTCACCGACGTCACCTCGCGGCGGATCATCGACGAGATCATCACACCGAAATTCAGGACGGGTGATTTTGGCGGCGGTATCTCGGACGGCGTCGATCGCATGATCCGCGTCATCGACGGCGAGCCACTGCCGGTTCCTTCACCGAGCGTGAATTTTGGCAATCTGGACGACCTCGGACCGCTCTTCATCGTGACGCTGTTCGCCTCGATCGGGGTGGGCGGGTTCTTTCGCGCCATGCTGGGGCGGCTGGCCGGATCATTGGTGACCGGCGGCATCATCGCCGCGCTCGCCTGGTTCATTCTCGGCTCTTTCGCACTCGCCATGGTCCTCGGTGTCGTCGGCTTCATCATTGGGTTCATTGCCGACCTGTTCTC
This is a stretch of genomic DNA from Bradyrhizobium sp. CB2312. It encodes these proteins:
- a CDS encoding YgcG family protein; the encoded protein is MLSRIALAVALVLTFAVPAFADVAVPQLTGRVVDQTGTLSSSDVATLTQKLRDFETRKGSQVAVLIVPTTQPETIEQYSIRVADAWKIGRKKVDDGAILVVAKNDRHLRIEVGYGLEGALTDVTSRRIIDEIITPKFRTGDFGGGISDGVDRMIRVIDGEPLPVPSPSVNFGNLDDLGPLFIVTLFASIGVGGFFRAMLGRLAGSLVTGGIIAALAWFILGSFALAMVLGVVGFIIGFIADLFSAMAPSTRSSRGGSWSSGSSGGGWSSGSSSSDSGSFSGGGGSFGGGGASGSW